A genome region from Labilibaculum antarcticum includes the following:
- a CDS encoding tetratricopeptide repeat protein: MNNIRSLCFVFFAGLAVSVFFSSYTNSNYQHDDLDTSYIDTIKLGLGEIQTDPEKSLGLLTKSYEHCMQKKDFGNAIRCLIGITDIERFRGNYNLAFEKLWDALLLTDKYGNEKNIITIHRNLGILYGIYNKDSSAINHLSLSLKKAKILNEKESVKNGEIIASYFSLSSIYRDNEQYDLALNYLDSCYLLNPDKNLPYVETDKGYLYLKMGNLKLAEKHLYNASKYLTRNNERYLVVCYSFIGDLKLAQNEPDSALYYYSKSLNTIEAKKAYVEFRPDLLRKISSLHLKKNNYVNAYNYLNASTKVSDSLFNATSDQNNKLFEIKNKYKEALLEKETLLQAQNVLIEQKNAAQVRLRLLIGLIVLLGVSGFLFFRLRVKLKKLSLKQIMEMEKNSAVLEVKSKELTTYALQMIDKEKALHELLEIIREVAPGKHHSLHSKYANRNNKLWEEFNMRFVEVNSDFYEKLREKYPDLTPTEQKHCALIRLNFDSNEMAQILNISLQSIHTSRYRIRKKLKLLHETSLSNFIAEL, from the coding sequence ATGAATAATATCAGGAGTTTGTGTTTTGTGTTTTTTGCGGGATTAGCAGTTTCTGTATTTTTCAGCAGCTATACAAATTCAAATTACCAACATGATGACCTAGATACAAGTTATATCGATACTATTAAACTGGGTCTGGGTGAAATTCAAACCGATCCAGAAAAAAGCTTGGGCTTATTAACTAAAAGTTATGAGCATTGCATGCAAAAAAAAGACTTTGGGAATGCAATTCGATGTCTCATTGGCATAACCGATATTGAACGATTTAGAGGGAATTACAATCTTGCCTTTGAAAAGCTTTGGGATGCATTATTATTGACTGATAAGTATGGAAATGAAAAAAACATTATTACGATTCACCGGAATTTAGGTATTCTTTATGGCATATATAATAAGGATAGTTCCGCTATAAATCACCTGAGTCTCTCCTTGAAAAAAGCTAAGATTCTTAACGAGAAAGAATCCGTTAAAAACGGGGAGATTATCGCTTCCTATTTTAGTTTATCCTCAATTTACAGGGATAATGAACAGTACGATCTTGCTTTGAATTATCTGGATTCATGTTATTTGTTAAATCCAGATAAGAATTTACCGTATGTGGAAACGGATAAAGGGTACCTTTATTTGAAAATGGGGAATTTAAAATTGGCAGAGAAACATCTTTACAATGCCTCTAAGTACCTGACTCGCAATAATGAGAGGTATCTGGTCGTATGCTACTCTTTCATTGGAGATTTAAAGCTTGCGCAAAATGAACCCGATAGTGCCTTGTATTATTATTCCAAAAGTTTAAACACAATTGAAGCTAAAAAGGCATATGTTGAATTTAGACCTGATCTTCTCAGGAAGATATCTTCTTTGCATTTAAAGAAGAATAATTATGTGAACGCTTACAACTATTTGAATGCATCAACAAAAGTTTCAGATAGCTTATTTAATGCAACAAGCGATCAGAATAATAAATTGTTTGAAATAAAAAATAAGTACAAAGAGGCTTTGTTAGAAAAAGAGACCTTGCTTCAAGCACAAAATGTGCTTATCGAGCAAAAAAATGCAGCACAAGTGCGACTTAGGCTTTTAATTGGGCTTATTGTGTTGCTTGGAGTATCTGGATTCCTGTTTTTTCGACTTCGTGTAAAGCTGAAAAAACTTAGCTTGAAACAAATAATGGAAATGGAGAAAAATAGTGCAGTTTTGGAAGTTAAGAGCAAAGAACTGACCACTTATGCACTCCAGATGATTGATAAAGAAAAAGCCTTGCATGAATTACTTGAGATAATTAGAGAAGTTGCACCTGGAAAACACCATTCATTACATAGTAAATACGCAAATCGAAACAATAAGCTGTGGGAAGAGTTTAATATGCGTTTTGTAGAAGTGAATAGTGACTTTTATGAGAAATTACGTGAAAAATATCCTGATTTAACGCCAACAGAGCAGAAGCACTGTGCTCTTATCAGGCTAAATTTTGATAGTAATGAAATGGCACAAATTCTGAATATTTCTTTGCAAAGCATTCATACATCAAGATATCGGATCCGGAAGAAATTAAAACTTTTGCATGAGACAAGTTTGAGCAACTTTATTGCAGAATTGTAA
- a CDS encoding RNA polymerase sigma factor: MDKSHFNTFIFSNADKVYYYVYCLLRNEQETIEVVSLTLEECWKERKKFSHTDMIYVFKIARKLATLRSNSLEKRIFSNHTNNLLAETNPVLARFCSLTQDLSPLQAEVMCLRAMVRLRMDDISIVVGLGINNVQSILSVVRKAIRARIDPNVILTDLKSNEVLFKYYSGKSTVKEEEQLRLYFSRMDLSDTTGADRELFLLFLKIGNAAMPPDCSDLLLLKIKEIQKQNWRTSFTRIFK; the protein is encoded by the coding sequence ATGGATAAATCACATTTTAATACGTTTATTTTCTCCAATGCGGATAAGGTCTACTATTACGTATATTGCTTATTAAGAAATGAGCAGGAGACGATTGAAGTCGTTTCTTTAACACTGGAGGAATGTTGGAAGGAGCGAAAGAAATTCAGTCATACCGATATGATTTACGTGTTTAAAATTGCAAGAAAGCTGGCGACACTTAGATCGAATAGCCTGGAAAAAAGAATATTTTCAAACCATACAAATAATTTATTAGCTGAAACCAATCCTGTTTTAGCACGTTTTTGTAGTTTAACTCAAGATTTGTCTCCACTGCAGGCCGAGGTTATGTGCTTACGTGCTATGGTAAGATTGCGTATGGATGATATCTCTATAGTTGTAGGATTGGGAATTAATAATGTACAATCCATTCTATCCGTGGTACGGAAAGCAATTAGAGCGAGAATAGATCCAAATGTTATTTTAACAGATTTGAAAAGTAATGAAGTTTTATTCAAATATTATTCAGGAAAGTCAACAGTAAAAGAAGAAGAACAACTGCGTTTGTATTTTTCACGAATGGATTTGTCTGATACAACAGGAGCCGACAGAGAACTTTTCCTGCTATTCTTAAAAATTGGCAATGCGGCAATGCCACCTGACTGTTCCGATCTATTACTTCTTAAAATAAAAGAAATACAGAAGCAAAATTGGCGAACTTCCTTCACCCGAATTTTTAAGTAA
- a CDS encoding glycoside hydrolase family 3 N-terminal domain-containing protein: MTNIYKSIKIFFAIQLITILFVGVSCSQTDIKITNSPNKVVNSGITPEKEAIIQKRVHEIFATLSLDQKVAQLMGEADQPKLARGEAISGYNIEGATTLPQQIGISCSWNPELLRTNTSLTSKLMRSLGTTLALSPMLDVSRNAHWGRMEESFGESAYLTSRMGLAFVKGMQTDDLTKGVAATTKHFAGYGGKNDDLREFYEEILMPHEVAVRLGNSQSLMPGYHAYQGVPAHASDFLLKDVLREKWGFDGVVVSDYFAVKQIHASHKYANSKLEAGVIALKTGVDLELPSGDAYKLLPEALKKGFVSMEAIDQAVKRILTLKGRLGLLDPENPIQIDKNIELDPAHNRQQAYLSACQSLVLLKNEGILPLKKDIKNIAVVGPNADAVESLLGDYTSQTLKLYWGKKPISGTNPKLVTLLEGLQNKVDTDVNIEYERGCDWTKSYKESVAKVGDIGDEREKKVVEIDSKDFGTPNPEKAIEYAVNSDVIIAAMGENRYLCGEGRNRNDIRLAGEQEEFVQKLIATGKPVVLIIFGGRPHVLTAVNDGCKAIIQAWYPGEEGGNAVADLLLGNINPSGKMTVTVPRTNEQCPIWHSGGYDSSDMPLYSFGHGLSYTTYKYSNITAPDNANTTDKWISVEFDIENTGNMDGAEIAQLYVAATDLSMPRPPIKLEGFTRVELKKGNKTHIQFLVSPQQFAFYNKDMKLVIEPGNYSFLVGASSTDIKLKSTVSLKGEIQHLSQKDIFFSETIIN, translated from the coding sequence ATGACTAATATTTATAAAAGCATCAAAATCTTTTTCGCGATTCAATTGATAACAATACTTTTTGTAGGTGTCAGTTGTTCGCAAACAGACATTAAAATCACAAACAGTCCCAATAAAGTAGTTAACTCAGGCATAACTCCCGAAAAAGAGGCTATCATACAAAAACGTGTTCATGAGATTTTTGCGACACTAAGTTTGGATCAGAAAGTTGCTCAATTAATGGGTGAGGCCGATCAGCCCAAGCTAGCTCGCGGTGAAGCCATTTCAGGATACAACATTGAAGGAGCCACTACCCTGCCCCAACAAATAGGAATTTCATGTTCGTGGAATCCAGAATTACTGAGAACAAACACCTCTCTCACCTCCAAATTAATGCGATCGCTGGGAACCACGCTGGCTCTTTCGCCTATGCTTGATGTTAGCAGAAATGCCCATTGGGGAAGAATGGAAGAAAGCTTTGGCGAATCGGCCTATCTGACCTCGCGAATGGGACTTGCTTTTGTAAAGGGAATGCAGACCGACGATTTGACCAAAGGAGTTGCGGCTACAACCAAACACTTTGCAGGATACGGCGGTAAAAACGATGACCTACGGGAATTTTACGAAGAAATTTTAATGCCTCATGAAGTCGCCGTTCGCCTGGGGAATTCACAAAGCTTAATGCCTGGTTATCATGCCTATCAAGGCGTTCCAGCCCACGCATCAGATTTTTTATTAAAAGATGTATTGCGGGAAAAATGGGGCTTTGATGGCGTGGTTGTTTCGGACTATTTCGCAGTTAAACAAATACATGCATCGCATAAGTATGCAAACAGCAAATTAGAGGCTGGAGTAATTGCATTGAAGACCGGAGTAGATTTAGAGTTGCCTAGTGGCGATGCATACAAATTATTGCCTGAAGCTCTCAAAAAAGGTTTCGTCTCAATGGAAGCTATTGATCAAGCCGTAAAACGGATTTTAACATTAAAAGGAAGGTTAGGATTACTCGATCCTGAAAATCCAATTCAAATTGACAAGAATATAGAATTAGACCCGGCTCATAATCGCCAACAGGCTTACCTATCAGCTTGTCAATCTTTGGTTCTTCTGAAAAACGAAGGGATTCTTCCTTTAAAAAAGGATATCAAGAACATTGCTGTTGTTGGTCCCAATGCTGATGCGGTGGAATCACTACTCGGAGATTACACCAGTCAAACATTGAAGCTTTATTGGGGAAAGAAACCAATAAGCGGAACAAATCCAAAATTGGTAACCTTATTGGAAGGATTGCAAAATAAAGTCGATACTGACGTCAACATCGAATATGAACGCGGTTGTGACTGGACAAAATCATACAAAGAATCGGTTGCTAAAGTTGGTGACATAGGCGATGAGCGCGAAAAGAAAGTGGTCGAAATCGACTCAAAAGATTTTGGTACACCCAATCCTGAAAAGGCAATAGAATATGCAGTAAACAGTGATGTAATAATTGCTGCCATGGGCGAAAACAGGTACTTGTGCGGAGAAGGGCGCAACCGTAATGATATCAGACTGGCAGGAGAGCAGGAAGAATTTGTTCAAAAATTGATCGCTACAGGCAAACCCGTAGTCCTAATTATTTTTGGGGGTCGTCCACATGTTTTAACCGCTGTAAATGATGGCTGCAAAGCAATAATTCAGGCTTGGTATCCTGGCGAAGAAGGTGGTAACGCCGTTGCCGATTTATTACTCGGAAACATTAATCCTTCCGGCAAAATGACCGTTACAGTTCCTCGTACCAACGAACAATGCCCAATATGGCACAGTGGCGGTTATGATTCCAGTGATATGCCACTTTATTCTTTCGGACATGGTTTGTCGTACACTACCTATAAATATTCCAATATAACAGCGCCTGACAATGCAAACACAACTGACAAATGGATTTCTGTGGAATTTGACATTGAAAACACAGGCAATATGGATGGTGCTGAAATTGCCCAATTGTATGTAGCAGCAACCGATTTATCAATGCCTCGTCCTCCAATAAAACTGGAAGGATTCACAAGAGTTGAACTAAAAAAAGGCAACAAAACACACATCCAATTTTTAGTGTCGCCTCAGCAATTTGCTTTTTATAACAAAGACATGAAATTGGTAATTGAACCAGGCAATTATAGTTTCCTTGTCGGTGCTTCGTCAACCGATATCAAACTAAAATCAACAGTAAGCTTAAAAGGCGAGATTCAACATCTATCTCAAAAGGATATTTTCTTCAGTGAGACCATTATAAATTAA
- a CDS encoding YitT family protein has translation MAFIQKDTFFSGKWFYNYTILIFGALVLAAGFVFFIIPHGIVPGSIYGIGIIINKLTLGLFPHGIFGILNPADYDGFFSGLLYQFMDYSNNLFRKYGGGIPVGVASLAINIPLSLLGIKLLGPRFGIKTFISFILCALFIDTISTWWGLIPLVDDVLLSCIFGGIFIGFGLGLILKAKATSAGSDIIAMIGAKYTGLPLGQLVIYVDSLIVLSSLYIRMDWQIPLYSWIVVFIIGKVTDITLQGSTYEKALFIISDKHEEIRRKINDDFKLNGTIIKGNRTLDLKEKSIIFIVVNRRELSMLQDYIHSIDPIAFVSVMDTNEILGKGFKSLNDNLEENEGIKP, from the coding sequence TTGGCTTTTATACAAAAGGACACTTTTTTTTCCGGTAAATGGTTTTACAATTATACCATTTTAATTTTTGGTGCGCTGGTATTGGCGGCCGGATTTGTTTTTTTCATTATCCCTCATGGTATTGTTCCCGGCAGCATCTATGGTATCGGAATTATCATTAACAAACTAACCCTCGGATTATTTCCTCATGGTATTTTCGGAATTTTAAATCCGGCTGATTACGATGGTTTCTTTTCGGGGCTGCTCTATCAATTCATGGATTATTCGAATAACTTGTTTAGAAAATATGGTGGCGGTATACCTGTTGGTGTAGCAAGTTTGGCGATTAATATTCCTCTAAGTTTATTAGGAATTAAATTACTAGGGCCACGATTTGGAATTAAAACCTTTATCTCATTTATTCTTTGTGCATTATTTATTGATACTATTAGCACTTGGTGGGGACTCATACCTTTGGTTGACGATGTACTTTTATCCTGTATTTTTGGAGGAATCTTTATTGGTTTTGGTTTAGGTCTAATACTAAAAGCCAAAGCCACTTCAGCAGGATCTGATATTATTGCCATGATTGGGGCTAAGTACACTGGTCTCCCTCTAGGACAGCTTGTTATTTATGTTGATTCGCTAATTGTATTGAGTAGTTTATACATTAGAATGGATTGGCAAATTCCATTGTATTCATGGATCGTAGTTTTCATTATTGGGAAAGTCACCGATATCACTTTACAAGGCTCCACATACGAAAAAGCGCTATTTATTATTTCTGATAAACATGAAGAAATCAGAAGAAAAATCAACGACGACTTTAAACTTAATGGAACCATAATAAAAGGCAACAGAACTCTTGATCTTAAGGAAAAATCAATAATCTTTATCGTTGTTAACCGAAGGGAATTATCAATGCTGCAAGACTATATTCATTCTATTGATCCGATAGCCTTTGTGAGTGTAATGGACACAAATGAAATTCTTGGCAAAGGATTTAAATCACTAAATGATAATTTAGAAGAAAACGAAGGCATCAAACCATAG
- a CDS encoding glycoside hydrolase family 3 C-terminal domain-containing protein, whose amino-acid sequence MNGIHQIILLAIAVILNAGISKAQEVDFSFQDHSMSIEDRAENLVSQMTLEEKISQLTNSAAALPRFDIPEYDWWNEALHGIARNGKATIFPQGIGMGATFDPELVQRVASAISTEARAKYIISQRMGNRSKYAGLTFWTPNVNIFRDPRWGRGQETYGEDPFLMSKIGISFVKGLQGDDPIYLKSAACAKHFAVHSGPEALRHGFNAAPSKQDLYETYLPAFEALVTEAKVEGVMAAYNAVYGKPACASPFLLQEILRDKWKFDGYITSDCGAVSGVTSSQKFVKTPVEAAAVSLQAGTNLNCGGTYKLLNQAVEQGLVTEDLITERTKQLFKTRFRLGMLDESADNPYRNISPDKIHCDEHVQLAREAAQKSIVLLKNRNNTLPLSKDIKIPYVTGPFANSADMLIGSYYGVSSNLVTILEGITDAVSLGSSLNYRSGALPFQANINPKNWAPHVAAESDVTICVVGLTADYEGEEVDAIASSDVGDKKDLKLPDNQINYIKQLVEYKKGPLVLVVASGSPISLEGIEEDCDAIIQIWYPGEQGGNAVADVLFGDISPSGHLPITFPKNADQLPPYKDYSMKGRTYKYTTKEPMYPFGFGLTYSETEISNLKLSSIKLKKDTELSAQVDIKNSGKYDIDEVVQLYISPKDTTGGLPISSLKAFERISLKKGEQKTVSFTVNPEQLKVVNTEGEKVWRKGDYQVVVGNCSPSTISKKLGAATPQQINIQLK is encoded by the coding sequence ATGAATGGAATTCATCAAATAATACTCCTTGCAATTGCGGTAATATTGAATGCGGGAATATCAAAAGCTCAAGAGGTAGACTTTTCATTTCAGGATCATTCGATGTCGATAGAAGACAGAGCCGAAAATTTAGTTTCCCAAATGACTTTAGAAGAAAAAATTAGTCAATTGACAAATAGTGCTGCAGCCCTACCCCGTTTCGATATTCCGGAATACGATTGGTGGAATGAAGCATTACATGGTATTGCGCGTAATGGCAAGGCAACTATTTTTCCGCAAGGAATTGGTATGGGAGCTACTTTCGACCCTGAATTGGTTCAACGTGTAGCATCAGCTATTTCAACGGAAGCCAGAGCCAAATATATTATTTCCCAGAGAATGGGCAACAGAAGCAAATATGCTGGTTTAACCTTTTGGACACCCAATGTAAACATATTCAGAGATCCGCGTTGGGGACGTGGACAGGAAACCTATGGCGAAGATCCGTTTTTAATGTCGAAAATTGGAATCTCTTTCGTAAAAGGTCTTCAAGGGGATGATCCTATTTATTTAAAATCAGCCGCTTGCGCAAAGCATTTTGCTGTTCATTCGGGACCAGAAGCTTTACGCCACGGATTTAATGCCGCGCCAAGCAAACAAGATCTGTATGAAACTTATTTACCTGCCTTTGAAGCTTTGGTAACAGAAGCAAAAGTGGAAGGTGTTATGGCTGCCTACAATGCAGTTTATGGAAAACCTGCATGCGCAAGTCCATTTTTACTCCAAGAGATTCTACGCGACAAATGGAAATTTGATGGATATATTACTTCAGATTGTGGTGCTGTTAGTGGTGTGACAAGTAGCCAAAAGTTTGTAAAAACCCCTGTAGAAGCTGCAGCTGTTTCCTTGCAGGCAGGAACGAACTTAAATTGTGGTGGCACCTACAAATTATTGAATCAAGCTGTAGAACAAGGACTCGTAACCGAGGATTTGATTACTGAGCGTACCAAGCAACTTTTCAAAACACGTTTTCGATTGGGAATGCTGGATGAATCAGCTGATAATCCATACAGAAATATCAGTCCTGATAAAATTCATTGCGATGAGCATGTTCAACTGGCTCGTGAAGCAGCACAAAAATCAATTGTTCTGCTAAAAAACAGAAATAACACATTACCATTATCAAAAGATATCAAAATACCATATGTTACCGGTCCGTTTGCAAATTCAGCAGACATGCTTATCGGAAGTTATTACGGGGTTAGTTCCAACCTGGTAACTATTTTGGAAGGAATTACAGATGCTGTTTCATTAGGAAGCTCGTTGAACTACCGTTCGGGAGCACTGCCTTTTCAGGCTAATATAAACCCAAAGAACTGGGCGCCACATGTAGCCGCCGAATCGGATGTAACCATTTGCGTTGTAGGACTTACTGCTGATTATGAAGGTGAAGAGGTAGACGCAATTGCTTCTTCGGATGTAGGTGATAAAAAAGACCTGAAACTTCCGGATAATCAAATAAACTACATCAAACAGCTTGTTGAATATAAAAAAGGACCATTGGTATTAGTAGTTGCAAGTGGAAGCCCAATTTCGTTGGAAGGAATCGAAGAAGACTGCGATGCGATTATACAAATCTGGTATCCAGGTGAGCAAGGAGGAAATGCAGTAGCAGATGTTTTATTTGGAGATATTTCACCATCAGGGCATTTGCCAATAACATTCCCTAAAAATGCGGATCAGTTACCTCCTTACAAAGACTATTCGATGAAAGGTCGTACTTACAAATACACGACCAAGGAACCTATGTATCCGTTTGGATTCGGTTTAACTTACTCTGAAACAGAAATCAGCAACTTGAAGTTAAGCTCAATCAAGCTGAAAAAAGATACGGAACTAAGTGCACAGGTTGATATTAAAAACAGTGGTAAGTATGATATCGATGAAGTTGTGCAGCTTTATATTAGTCCGAAAGACACAACAGGAGGATTACCGATTAGCAGTTTGAAAGCTTTTGAACGTATCTCTCTCAAAAAAGGAGAACAAAAAACAGTTTCATTCACAGTTAATCCTGAACAATTGAAAGTAGTGAATACCGAAGGAGAAAAGGTATGGAGAAAGGGGGACTATCAGGTTGTTGTGGGCAATTGTTCCCCGAGTACGATAAGCAAGAAACTAGGGGCTGCCACACCTCAACAAATCAATATTCAACTGAAATAA
- a CDS encoding SDR family oxidoreductase: MNQKIVVITGASSGIGKALAFEFASRGSKIVLAARSLDKLKEVEKGIKAMGNEVLTVKTDVSVEEDCENLMKETVKRFGGIDVLINNAGISMRALFADLDLSVIRNLMDVNFWGTVYCTKFAMPYITKSKGSVVGVISIAGYIGLPARSGYSASKYAIRGFLDTLRVENRKTGVHVLVAAPGFTASNVRNVALTADGSSQGETPRDESKMMSAEECARLIAVAVVKRKRELIMTFMEGKLTVWLKKWFPALLEKLTYSHMAKEPDSPLK; the protein is encoded by the coding sequence ATGAATCAAAAAATTGTTGTGATTACAGGAGCTTCTTCTGGAATAGGAAAAGCATTGGCTTTTGAATTTGCATCTCGTGGATCAAAAATTGTTTTAGCCGCAAGAAGCCTCGATAAGCTAAAAGAAGTTGAAAAAGGTATCAAGGCAATGGGAAATGAAGTTTTAACCGTTAAAACGGATGTAAGCGTTGAAGAGGATTGTGAAAATCTAATGAAAGAAACAGTAAAGAGATTCGGAGGTATCGACGTATTGATAAATAATGCAGGAATTTCCATGAGAGCTCTTTTTGCTGATTTGGATTTATCGGTAATTAGAAATTTGATGGATGTTAACTTTTGGGGAACTGTATATTGTACCAAATTTGCAATGCCATACATTACCAAATCAAAAGGGTCTGTTGTAGGAGTGATATCTATAGCCGGCTATATTGGCTTGCCTGCCAGATCTGGGTATTCTGCATCAAAATACGCTATTCGTGGCTTTTTGGATACCTTACGTGTTGAAAACCGGAAGACTGGAGTTCATGTTCTGGTTGCTGCTCCTGGTTTTACCGCTTCCAATGTTCGAAATGTTGCCTTAACTGCTGATGGCTCTTCCCAGGGTGAAACTCCACGAGATGAGAGTAAAATGATGAGTGCCGAGGAATGTGCTCGATTAATTGCTGTTGCTGTGGTGAAACGAAAACGGGAACTGATTATGACATTTATGGAAGGAAAATTAACCGTTTGGCTCAAGAAATGGTTTCCGGCCTTACTGGAAAAACTAACCTATAGTCATATGGCCAAAGAGCCAGATTCACCTTTAAAATAA
- a CDS encoding 1-acyl-sn-glycerol-3-phosphate acyltransferase, producing MRAKISRLLMQLFGWKYLGGIPQVKKAVVIAVPHTSNWDFIWGKLAFLSYNIPTTVLMKKEMFVFPFKYFLKTWGVIPVNRTTKGNMTDELAKEFASRESLYLSIAPEGSRGLRSEWKKGFYYIALKAKVPIYLAEINYEEKTITCDEAFYPTGDVEKDMITIKSKYINCKPKYPKNFTTGL from the coding sequence ATGAGGGCTAAAATTAGCAGGTTACTAATGCAATTGTTTGGGTGGAAATATTTAGGGGGTATACCACAGGTGAAAAAGGCTGTAGTGATTGCAGTACCTCATACTTCCAACTGGGATTTTATCTGGGGAAAGCTCGCTTTTCTTTCTTATAATATTCCTACAACTGTTTTGATGAAGAAGGAGATGTTTGTGTTCCCTTTTAAATATTTTTTAAAAACATGGGGTGTAATTCCGGTTAACCGAACCACAAAAGGCAATATGACCGACGAGTTAGCGAAAGAGTTTGCAAGTCGTGAGTCTCTGTATTTGTCGATTGCGCCTGAAGGAAGTCGCGGTTTGCGATCAGAATGGAAAAAGGGTTTTTACTATATCGCCTTAAAGGCAAAGGTTCCCATTTATTTGGCAGAAATAAACTACGAAGAAAAAACCATAACTTGTGATGAGGCTTTTTATCCTACAGGAGATGTTGAGAAGGATATGATAACAATTAAAAGCAAATACATTAACTGTAAACCAAAATACCCAAAGAATTTCACAACAGGATTGTAA